One stretch of Macrobrachium nipponense isolate FS-2020 chromosome 16, ASM1510439v2, whole genome shotgun sequence DNA includes these proteins:
- the LOC135195301 gene encoding CCHC-type zinc finger nucleic acid binding protein-like, with product MKEKMRWTNERLTWNDILEIVEDYEFDKCMKESRSVSIRTEVNEGIPEFRSYREAVLEGLRQMAEQAADRSIRASNVCMVKPTRDRSVSVGRLGSVSCERVQKCYRYGKAEHKKNECQWALGACFRCGKTEHLVSGCQRDKEIKCYRCGQTGHVASGCQITRVNVVCYNCGKNGHYTRICKEQRAKCAECGMEGHVARAEEKVQLWKCYEDVAGMVKWHSTFSFVSNVMDGVTRDAQDCDILMQ from the exons atgaaggagaaaatgagatggacgaatgaGAGGTTGACGTGGAATGATATCTTAGAGATAGTTGAGGATTATGAATTTGataagtgtatgaaagagagcagaAGTGTCAGCATCAGGACCGAAGTAAATGAGGGTATACCTGAGTTtaggagctatagggaggcagttttagaagggctgaggcaaatggcagagcaaGCAGCTGATAGGAGCATTAGAGCAAGTAATGTATGTATGGTGAAACCTACGAGAGATAGGAGTGTGAGTGTCGGAAGGTTAGGGTCAGTTAGCTGTGAGCGGGTGCAGAAGTGTTATAGATATGGGAAAGCAGaacataagaaaaatgaatgtcaGTGGGCGTTAGGAGCTTGTTTCAGGTGTGGGAAGACAGAACATTTAGTTAGTGGGTGTCAGAGGGATAAGgaaattaaatgttacaggtgtgggcagacGGGACATGTAGCTAGTGGATGTCAGATTACCCGTGTGAACGTGGTTTGCTAcaactgtggaaagaatgggcattataCTAGGAtatgtaaagaacagcgtgcaaagtgtgctgaatgtggaatggaaggtcatgtagcaa GAGCAGAGGAAAAAGTACAGCTATGGAAGTGCTATGAGGATGTTGCAGGAATGGTGAAGTGGCATAGTACGTTCTCCTTTGTATCAAATGTAATGGATGGTGTCACAAGAGATGCTCAAGATTGTGATATACTGATGCAGTAA